Proteins found in one Actinokineospora alba genomic segment:
- a CDS encoding thioredoxin domain-containing protein: protein MANRLHLSTSPYLLQHADNPVDWWEWGPEAFAEAERRDVPVLLSIGYAACHWCHVMAHESFEDAETAALMNENFVNVKVDREERPDVDAVYMTATQAMTGHGGWPMTCFLTPEAKPFHCGTYFPPQPRHGMPSFRQLLAAVRDAWSAQDSEVREAADRIVEELGKQTGPMVESIVDEEVLAGAAASLLGDYDRINGGFGGAPKFPPTMVLEFLLRHHERTGSVESLSIVEGSMRAMADGGLNDQLAGGFARYSVDAGWVVPHFEKMLYDNALLLRLAAHLFRRTGTERYREVVVDTATFLLRDLATAEGGFASSLDADTEGEEGLTYVWSPAQLTEVLGAEDGAWAAELLSVTESGSFEHGTSTLRLSREVDDVPRWQRVKAALLAARDTRPQPGRDDKVVTAWNGLAIAALTEAGLALGEPAWITAAERAADLVLRLHFVDGRLRRTSRAGAVGTAAGVLEDYACFADALLALHQATADQRWLDAACDLLDTALAHFADPTMPGAFHDTADDADALVWRPADPGDNASPSGASALAGALLAGSALAGPHRADAYRSACEEAIYRAGILASRAPRFAGHWLTVAEAVAHGPVQVAVVGSPADRAALVEAALKHAPGGAVVVAGEPDSAPLLADRPLVEGQAAAYVCRGYVCDRPRTSVAELVSSLRG, encoded by the coding sequence ATGGCGAACCGGCTTCACCTCTCGACCAGCCCGTATCTGCTCCAGCACGCCGACAACCCCGTCGACTGGTGGGAGTGGGGTCCGGAGGCGTTCGCCGAGGCCGAGCGCCGTGATGTGCCGGTCCTGCTGTCCATCGGCTACGCGGCGTGCCACTGGTGTCACGTGATGGCGCACGAGTCGTTCGAGGACGCCGAGACGGCCGCGCTGATGAACGAGAACTTCGTCAACGTGAAGGTCGACCGCGAGGAACGGCCCGACGTCGACGCCGTCTACATGACCGCGACGCAGGCGATGACCGGCCACGGCGGCTGGCCGATGACGTGTTTCCTCACCCCGGAGGCGAAGCCGTTCCACTGCGGCACCTACTTCCCGCCGCAGCCGCGGCACGGGATGCCGTCGTTCCGGCAGCTGCTCGCCGCCGTTCGGGACGCGTGGTCCGCGCAGGACAGCGAGGTCCGCGAGGCCGCCGACCGGATCGTCGAGGAACTGGGCAAGCAGACCGGGCCGATGGTCGAGTCGATCGTCGACGAGGAGGTCCTGGCCGGGGCGGCCGCGTCGCTGCTCGGCGACTACGACCGGATCAACGGCGGCTTCGGTGGCGCGCCGAAGTTCCCGCCGACGATGGTGCTGGAATTCCTGCTGCGCCACCACGAACGCACCGGCTCGGTCGAGTCGCTGTCCATTGTGGAGGGCTCGATGCGGGCCATGGCCGACGGCGGCCTCAACGACCAGCTCGCGGGCGGGTTCGCCCGCTACAGCGTCGACGCGGGCTGGGTGGTGCCGCACTTCGAGAAGATGCTCTACGACAACGCTTTGCTGCTGCGACTGGCCGCGCACCTGTTCCGGCGCACGGGAACGGAGCGCTACCGCGAGGTGGTCGTCGACACCGCCACGTTCCTGCTGCGCGACCTCGCCACCGCGGAAGGCGGATTCGCCTCGTCCCTCGACGCCGACACCGAGGGCGAGGAGGGGCTGACCTACGTGTGGTCGCCCGCGCAGCTCACGGAGGTGCTCGGCGCCGAGGACGGTGCCTGGGCAGCGGAACTGTTGAGCGTCACCGAGTCCGGCTCCTTCGAACACGGGACGTCCACCCTGCGCCTGAGCCGCGAGGTCGACGACGTGCCGCGCTGGCAGCGGGTCAAGGCGGCGCTGCTGGCCGCGCGGGACACCCGCCCGCAGCCGGGTCGCGACGACAAGGTCGTGACGGCGTGGAACGGGCTGGCGATCGCCGCACTCACCGAGGCCGGGCTGGCCCTGGGTGAACCCGCGTGGATCACCGCCGCCGAGCGGGCGGCGGATCTGGTGCTGCGCCTGCACTTCGTCGACGGCAGGCTCCGCCGCACCTCACGCGCGGGCGCGGTCGGCACCGCGGCGGGCGTCCTCGAGGACTACGCCTGCTTCGCCGACGCCCTTCTCGCGCTGCACCAGGCCACCGCAGACCAGCGCTGGCTCGACGCAGCGTGCGACCTGCTCGACACCGCCCTGGCCCACTTCGCCGACCCGACCATGCCCGGCGCCTTCCACGACACCGCCGACGACGCCGATGCCCTGGTGTGGCGCCCGGCGGACCCGGGCGACAACGCCTCGCCGTCGGGGGCGTCCGCGCTGGCAGGCGCGCTGCTGGCCGGTTCGGCGCTCGCCGGGCCGCACCGGGCCGACGCCTACCGGTCGGCGTGCGAGGAGGCGATCTACCGGGCGGGCATCCTGGCGTCGCGGGCGCCTCGGTTCGCGGGGCACTGGCTGACCGTCGCCGAGGCCGTCGCCCATGGTCCGGTCCAGGTGGCCGTCGTGGGCTCCCCGGCGGATCGCGCGGCCCTGGTTGAGGCCGCCCTCAAGCACGCGCCGGGTGGGGCCGTGGTGGTGGCGGGCGAACCGGACTCGGCGCCGCTGCTGGCCGACCGGCCGCTGGTGGAGGGGCAGGCAGCGGCGTACGTGTGCCGGGGTTACGTGTGCGACCGGCCGCGGACTTCGGTGGCGGAGCTGGTGTCGTCGCTGCGGGGCTGA
- a CDS encoding N-acetylneuraminate synthase family protein, with translation MSESPATAPEFAIGDRLVGLGHAPLVIAEIGINHEGDPAKAHRMVDDAADAGVECVKIQTHVVEDEMIPNDVVPGNADEPIYQMMQRCALSPQDERELKQHAEDRGMIFLSTPFSRAAADRLAELDVAAYKIGSGECNNYPLVKHIAALGKPVILSTGMNDVASIRPAVDILLEAGVGFALLHCTSLYPTPPEMVRLGALAELGAAFPEAVLGLSDHTTSIYPCLGAVPLGARVLERHFTSDMGWPGPDIPVSSTPEEFGQLVVGSKLIHAALGGSKEILGDEQPTIDFAYASVVTTAPIAKGEPFTEANTWVKRPGTGEIKAADYTTVLGRRATRDLAADDQVRWNDLADD, from the coding sequence TTGTCTGAGTCCCCCGCAACCGCGCCGGAGTTCGCCATCGGCGACCGTCTGGTCGGGCTGGGACACGCCCCGCTGGTGATCGCCGAGATCGGCATCAACCACGAGGGTGATCCGGCGAAGGCGCACCGGATGGTCGACGACGCCGCCGACGCCGGTGTGGAGTGCGTGAAGATCCAGACGCACGTCGTCGAGGACGAGATGATCCCCAACGACGTCGTCCCCGGCAACGCCGACGAGCCGATCTACCAGATGATGCAGCGCTGCGCGCTGTCCCCGCAGGACGAGCGCGAGCTGAAGCAGCACGCCGAGGACCGCGGGATGATCTTCCTGTCGACCCCGTTCTCCCGCGCCGCCGCCGACCGGCTGGCCGAGCTCGACGTCGCCGCGTACAAGATCGGCTCGGGTGAGTGCAACAACTACCCGCTGGTCAAGCACATCGCCGCGCTGGGCAAGCCGGTCATCCTGTCCACCGGCATGAACGATGTCGCGTCCATCCGGCCCGCGGTCGACATCCTGCTCGAGGCGGGCGTCGGCTTCGCGCTGCTGCACTGCACCTCGCTCTACCCGACGCCGCCGGAGATGGTCCGGCTCGGCGCCCTGGCCGAACTCGGCGCCGCGTTCCCGGAGGCCGTCCTCGGCCTGTCCGACCACACCACGTCGATCTACCCGTGCCTGGGCGCGGTGCCGCTGGGCGCGCGTGTCCTGGAGCGGCACTTCACCTCGGACATGGGGTGGCCGGGCCCGGACATCCCCGTGTCGTCCACGCCGGAGGAGTTCGGGCAGTTGGTCGTCGGGTCGAAGCTGATCCACGCGGCACTGGGCGGCAGCAAGGAGATCCTCGGCGACGAGCAGCCCACGATCGACTTCGCCTACGCCAGCGTGGTCACCACCGCCCCGATCGCCAAGGGCGAGCCGTTCACCGAGGCCAACACCTGGGTCAAGCGCCCCGGCACCGGTGAGATCAAGGCCGCCGACTACACCACCGTCCTCGGCCGCCGCGCGACCCGGGACCTGGCCGCGGACGACCAGGTCCGCTGGAACGACCTGGCGGATGACTGA
- a CDS encoding 3' terminal RNA ribose 2'-O-methyltransferase Hen1 encodes MLLTLTTNHKPATDLGYLLFKHPGKAQAFSTASGTAHVFYPRADEEECTAALLLEVDPIALVRGRKNDSFTLGQYVNDRPYAAGSMLAVALSSVFRSAMNGRCDQRPELADTPIPLRVRVPAVPCAGGPALAERLFAPLGWRVDARPVPLDPEFPEWGDSRYLDLRIEGELKLSDALKHLYVLLPVMDGAKHYWVGEDEIEKLLRAGDGWLSGHPERDLISLRYLAHRRGYQRTALDRLAELDGAEVEPVDVLPELEDKPEPLSATRRRAVIEALREVRAHRVLDLGCGGGALLRDLLADPTFTEIVGCDVSAGALDAAQRRLRLDQLPDRTRDRVVLRQSSVTYTDPALAGYDAAVLMEVVEHVDASRLPALERAVFGTANPRHVIVTTPNAEYNVLYPNLPPGKMRHTDHRFEWTRAQFHDWAQGVADRCGYTVRYAPVGLEDPVHGPSTQLAVFSRKEAA; translated from the coding sequence GTGCTGCTGACCCTGACCACGAACCACAAGCCAGCGACCGACCTGGGATATCTGCTGTTCAAGCACCCAGGCAAGGCGCAGGCGTTCTCGACCGCGTCCGGAACCGCGCACGTGTTCTACCCCAGGGCCGACGAGGAGGAGTGCACCGCGGCGCTGCTGCTGGAAGTCGACCCGATCGCCCTGGTCCGCGGCCGCAAGAACGACTCGTTCACCTTGGGCCAGTACGTCAACGACCGTCCGTACGCGGCCGGGTCGATGCTGGCCGTGGCCCTGTCGAGCGTGTTCCGCAGCGCGATGAACGGCCGCTGCGACCAGCGACCCGAGCTGGCCGACACGCCGATCCCGCTGCGGGTCCGGGTGCCCGCTGTGCCCTGCGCGGGCGGCCCCGCCCTCGCCGAGCGGCTGTTCGCGCCGCTGGGCTGGCGGGTCGACGCCCGACCGGTGCCGCTCGACCCGGAGTTCCCCGAGTGGGGCGACTCGCGCTACCTCGACCTGCGGATCGAGGGCGAGCTGAAGCTGTCCGACGCCCTGAAGCACCTCTATGTGCTGCTGCCGGTGATGGACGGCGCCAAGCACTACTGGGTGGGCGAGGACGAGATCGAGAAGCTGCTGCGCGCGGGCGACGGCTGGCTCTCCGGCCACCCGGAGCGCGACCTGATCAGCCTGCGCTACCTGGCCCACCGGCGCGGCTACCAGCGCACGGCCTTGGACCGGCTGGCCGAGCTGGACGGCGCGGAAGTCGAGCCGGTCGACGTGCTGCCTGAGTTGGAAGACAAGCCGGAGCCACTGTCGGCGACCAGGCGGCGCGCGGTGATCGAGGCGCTGCGCGAGGTCCGGGCGCACCGCGTGCTCGACCTCGGCTGCGGCGGCGGCGCCCTGCTGCGTGACCTGCTGGCGGATCCGACGTTCACCGAGATCGTCGGCTGCGACGTCTCCGCGGGCGCACTCGACGCGGCCCAGCGGCGGCTTCGGCTCGACCAGCTGCCCGACCGCACCCGCGACCGGGTCGTGCTGCGTCAGTCGTCGGTCACCTACACGGACCCGGCGCTGGCGGGCTACGACGCGGCGGTGCTGATGGAGGTCGTCGAGCACGTCGACGCGAGCAGGCTGCCCGCGCTGGAGCGCGCGGTGTTCGGCACGGCCAACCCGCGCCACGTCATCGTCACGACACCGAACGCCGAGTACAACGTCCTGTACCCCAACCTTCCCCCGGGCAAAATGCGGCACACCGACCACCGTTTCGAATGGACTCGCGCGCAGTTCCACGACTGGGCCCAAGGCGTCGCGGACCGCTGCGGCTACACCGTCCGCTACGCCCCGGTCGGCCTGGAAGACCCAGTGCACGGTCCCTCCACCCAGCTCGCCGTGTTCTCCCGGAAGGAGGCAGCCTGA
- the neuC gene encoding UDP-N-acetylglucosamine 2-epimerase, with amino-acid sequence MTEHHREVLFVTGTRADFSKLRDIMLAVQDSDNLSARVVVTGMHLLRRYGYTVHEVERAGLRQLHQIPNQIDGEPMALVLANTVQALTRLVHEERPDAIVVHGDRVEALAGALVGSLTNVRVIHVEGGELSGTIDDTLRHSISKHAHVHLVANDRARDRLLQLGEEADRVFVVGSPEIDILTSPDLPTIDAVRERYTIPFDRYGVLVMHPVTTEPEHNACHAAAVVDAVLATEGDWVVIDPNNDEGCSDVRHELDRLTGPRFVRLPSMRFEYFVSLMRHAEVMLGNSSAGAREAPVLGTPSVDVGSRQRGRTDATGVLHAVPERDAIIEALAKATALPRPSAFHGFGQPGARGRIIDLLEGTEIWQPALYKVFVDRWKDASDTA; translated from the coding sequence ATGACTGAGCACCACCGCGAGGTGCTGTTCGTCACCGGCACCAGGGCGGACTTCAGCAAGCTGCGCGACATCATGCTGGCGGTGCAGGACAGCGACAACCTGTCCGCCCGCGTGGTGGTCACCGGCATGCACCTGTTGCGCCGCTACGGCTACACGGTGCACGAGGTGGAGCGGGCCGGGCTGCGGCAGCTGCACCAGATCCCGAACCAGATCGACGGCGAGCCCATGGCGCTCGTGCTCGCCAACACTGTGCAGGCGCTGACCCGGCTCGTCCACGAGGAGCGGCCGGACGCGATCGTCGTGCACGGCGACCGCGTCGAGGCGCTGGCGGGCGCGCTGGTGGGGTCGCTGACGAACGTGCGGGTCATCCACGTCGAGGGCGGCGAGCTGTCCGGCACCATCGACGACACCTTGCGCCATTCGATCTCCAAGCACGCCCACGTGCACCTGGTGGCCAACGACCGCGCCCGGGACCGGCTGCTGCAGCTCGGCGAGGAAGCCGACCGGGTCTTCGTCGTCGGCAGCCCCGAGATCGACATCCTGACCTCGCCGGACCTGCCCACGATCGACGCGGTCCGCGAGCGCTACACGATCCCGTTCGACCGCTACGGCGTGCTGGTCATGCACCCGGTCACCACCGAGCCTGAGCACAACGCCTGCCACGCCGCCGCCGTGGTCGACGCGGTGCTCGCCACCGAGGGCGACTGGGTCGTCATCGACCCGAACAACGACGAGGGCTGCTCCGACGTCCGCCACGAGCTCGACCGGCTGACCGGGCCGCGGTTCGTCCGGCTGCCGTCGATGCGGTTCGAGTACTTCGTCTCGCTGATGCGCCACGCCGAGGTGATGCTCGGCAACTCCTCGGCGGGCGCGCGGGAGGCGCCGGTGCTCGGCACTCCGAGCGTCGACGTCGGGAGCAGGCAGCGCGGCCGCACCGACGCGACCGGTGTGCTGCACGCGGTCCCGGAGCGCGACGCGATCATCGAGGCGCTGGCCAAGGCGACCGCCCTGCCGCGGCCGTCGGCGTTCCACGGCTTCGGTCAGCCGGGGGCCCGCGGGCGGATCATCGATCTGCTGGAAGGCACCGAGATCTGGCAGCCCGCGCTGTACAAGGTGTTCGTCGACCGCTGGAAGGACGCCAGTGACACCGCCTGA
- a CDS encoding nucleotidyltransferase domain-containing protein, translating to MPITLPDLTEVVAAEAHPPLFATVSGAHLYGFPSEDSDIDLRGVHLLAAEEVVGLRVGPETVDRTWFRDGIEIDLVTHDLRKFARLLLTPNGYVLEQLISPLVVRTGKIHAELLSMAPGLLTSRHAHHYRGFANSQWTLFQHTNEIKPLLYTFRALLTGINLMRTGVVDATLPNLGGPAYLAELIEAKRTGEHRSLDTTHVVEAARLTGDVERLHEQLTAVQETTSLPERPTVDEQMHDLVVRARLG from the coding sequence ATGCCCATCACCCTTCCTGACCTCACAGAGGTGGTGGCGGCCGAGGCCCACCCACCCCTGTTCGCCACAGTCTCGGGCGCCCACCTGTACGGCTTCCCGTCGGAGGACTCGGACATCGACCTGCGCGGCGTGCACCTGCTCGCGGCCGAGGAAGTCGTCGGCCTGCGCGTGGGGCCAGAGACGGTGGACCGGACATGGTTCCGCGACGGAATCGAGATCGACCTGGTCACCCACGACCTGCGCAAGTTCGCCCGGCTGTTGCTCACGCCCAACGGCTACGTGCTGGAGCAGCTCATCTCGCCGCTGGTGGTGCGGACGGGCAAGATCCATGCCGAACTCTTGTCGATGGCGCCCGGGCTGCTGACAAGCAGGCACGCCCACCACTACCGCGGGTTCGCGAACAGCCAGTGGACGCTTTTCCAACACACCAACGAGATCAAGCCACTCCTTTACACCTTCCGCGCGCTGCTGACCGGCATCAACCTCATGCGCACGGGCGTCGTGGACGCGACGCTGCCCAACCTGGGCGGCCCGGCGTACCTCGCCGAACTGATCGAGGCCAAGCGAACGGGCGAGCACCGCAGCCTCGACACCACCCACGTCGTCGAAGCCGCGCGGTTGACCGGCGACGTGGAGCGGCTGCACGAGCAGCTGACGGCGGTCCAGGAGACCACCTCGCTGCCCGAGCGGCCCACGGTCGACGAGCAGATGCACGACCTGGTGGTCCGTGCCCGGCTCGGCTGA
- a CDS encoding acylneuraminate cytidylyltransferase family protein — translation MDGRDTGSEAAVRRLVVAVVPARGGSTGFPGKNLAPFLGRPLVAHAVATAAAAQGVDRVVLSTDDPDIAAAGAAAGAETVRRPDSLATWDSRTVDAVTHAAASLDLADDTLIVLIQPTSPLRTSADIEECLALHGNRAGGSVVQMTTSDEHHPWKACVLVDGVLRPARDWPDLEAPRQALPPVLRPTGGVYVVGAGDLRAHGRFFVPEVLAQVIDPERAVDIDREDDLVVARRRAGELGRG, via the coding sequence ATGGACGGACGCGACACGGGAAGTGAGGCCGCGGTGCGGCGGTTGGTGGTGGCGGTGGTGCCCGCGCGAGGCGGCTCGACCGGGTTTCCCGGCAAAAACCTCGCGCCCTTCCTGGGGCGTCCGCTGGTGGCCCACGCTGTGGCGACCGCGGCCGCGGCCCAGGGAGTGGACCGGGTCGTGCTCAGCACCGACGACCCGGACATCGCGGCCGCGGGCGCGGCGGCCGGAGCCGAGACGGTGCGCAGGCCCGACAGCCTGGCCACCTGGGACAGCCGGACCGTGGACGCCGTCACGCACGCGGCGGCCTCCCTCGACCTGGCGGACGACACGCTGATCGTGCTGATCCAGCCGACGTCGCCGCTGCGGACTTCGGCCGACATCGAGGAATGCCTTGCCCTGCACGGGAACCGGGCCGGCGGCTCGGTGGTGCAGATGACCACTTCGGACGAACACCACCCCTGGAAGGCGTGCGTGCTCGTCGACGGTGTGCTGCGGCCCGCCCGGGACTGGCCCGACCTGGAGGCGCCCAGGCAGGCGCTGCCGCCGGTGCTGCGGCCCACCGGCGGGGTGTACGTCGTCGGCGCGGGCGACCTGCGCGCGCACGGCCGGTTCTTCGTGCCCGAGGTGCTTGCCCAGGTCATCGACCCCGAGCGGGCGGTGGACATCGATCGGGAGGACGACCTCGTGGTGGCCCGCCGCCGCGCCGGGGAACTCGGCCGGGGCTGA
- a CDS encoding polynucleotide kinase-phosphatase codes for MDLAIPDMALVVLIGASGSGKSTFARKHFAPTQVLSSDYFRGLVSDDENDQSASADAFDALHYIAGKRLSAGKVTVIDATNVQREPRAELIKLAREHHVLPVAIVLDLPEAVCVRRNAERPDRDFGAHVVKRHRTDLRRALGSLQREGFRKVHVLRGESEVDAARIVPERLNNDLRDQTGPFDVIGDIHGCRAELEELLGELGYAITRDDQGRAVGARHPEGRRAVFVGDLVDRGPDTPGALRLVMGMVEAGDALAVCGNHEQKLVRAMRGRKVTVAHGLAESLAQLGEESEEYRARVEAFCDGLISHYRLDGGNLVVAHAGLPQAFHGRASGRVRSFALYGDTTGETDEFGLPVRYPWANEYRGRAMVLYGHTPVLDPEWVNGTMCLDTGCVFGGKLTALRYPEREIVSVKAHQVWYEPARPLAPPDPFGGREPSTLALSDVVGRRVVDTGTMGQISVRGEQAASALEVMSRFAVDPRWLLYLPPTMAPTATRPDGDLLEHPAEAFADFRGRGVREVLCEEKHMGSRAVVLVTRDESVAPARFGIDGNGAVHTRTGRPFFDEDLTARLLARVRAAATEAGLWTELDTDWLLLDAELMPWSAKASALITNQYAAVGAAAGVALPAAADALAEAAGRGVDVADLLARTRSREVNATDFRAAYRRYCWPTEGLDGVRLAPFQVLAAEGTMCHERPHSWHLAIADRLRAADPDLFAETRNLAVDTEDAGSVDAGVRWWTELTAAGGEGMVVKPAANHLPKTQPGVKVRGREYLRIIYGPDYTEPANLSRLRDRNLGHKRSLALREYALGLEGLARLTRGEPLWRVHECVFAVLALESEPVDPRL; via the coding sequence ATGGATCTCGCCATCCCCGACATGGCGCTCGTGGTGCTCATCGGCGCCTCGGGCTCCGGCAAGTCCACCTTCGCCCGCAAGCACTTCGCACCCACCCAGGTGCTCTCCAGCGACTACTTCCGCGGCCTGGTCAGCGATGACGAGAACGACCAGTCGGCGTCGGCGGACGCTTTCGACGCGCTGCACTACATCGCGGGCAAGCGGCTGAGCGCGGGCAAGGTCACCGTGATCGACGCGACCAACGTCCAGCGTGAGCCGCGCGCGGAGCTGATCAAGCTGGCGCGCGAGCACCACGTGCTGCCGGTGGCGATCGTGCTCGACCTCCCCGAAGCGGTGTGCGTTCGGCGCAACGCGGAACGGCCGGACCGCGACTTCGGCGCGCACGTGGTGAAGCGGCACCGAACCGACCTTCGGCGCGCGCTGGGATCGCTGCAGCGTGAGGGTTTCCGCAAGGTGCACGTGCTGCGCGGCGAGTCCGAAGTGGACGCGGCGCGGATCGTGCCGGAGCGGCTGAACAACGACCTGCGCGACCAGACCGGCCCGTTCGACGTGATCGGCGACATCCACGGCTGCCGGGCGGAGCTGGAGGAACTGCTGGGAGAACTGGGTTACGCGATCACCCGTGACGACCAGGGCCGAGCGGTCGGTGCGCGCCACCCCGAGGGCAGGCGCGCGGTGTTCGTCGGCGACCTCGTCGATCGCGGCCCCGACACCCCGGGCGCGCTGCGGCTCGTGATGGGCATGGTCGAGGCGGGCGACGCGCTGGCGGTGTGCGGCAACCACGAGCAGAAGCTGGTCCGCGCCATGCGTGGCCGCAAGGTGACGGTGGCGCACGGCCTGGCCGAGTCGCTCGCCCAGCTCGGCGAGGAGTCCGAGGAGTACCGTGCCCGCGTGGAGGCGTTCTGCGACGGGCTGATCTCGCACTACCGGCTCGACGGCGGCAACCTCGTCGTCGCGCACGCCGGCCTGCCACAGGCGTTTCACGGCCGCGCTTCCGGGCGGGTGCGCAGCTTCGCGCTCTACGGCGACACGACGGGCGAGACCGACGAGTTCGGCCTGCCGGTGCGCTACCCGTGGGCGAACGAGTACCGCGGCCGTGCGATGGTCCTTTATGGACACACCCCGGTGCTGGACCCGGAGTGGGTCAACGGAACCATGTGCCTGGACACCGGCTGCGTGTTCGGCGGCAAGCTCACCGCGCTGCGTTATCCGGAGCGCGAGATCGTGTCGGTCAAGGCGCACCAGGTCTGGTACGAGCCCGCGCGTCCGCTCGCCCCGCCGGATCCGTTCGGCGGTCGTGAGCCGAGCACGCTCGCACTGTCCGATGTGGTCGGCAGGCGCGTGGTCGACACCGGCACCATGGGCCAGATCTCGGTTCGCGGCGAGCAGGCGGCGTCGGCGCTGGAGGTCATGAGCCGCTTCGCCGTCGACCCGCGGTGGCTGCTGTACCTGCCGCCGACGATGGCGCCGACGGCGACCCGACCCGACGGTGACCTGCTCGAACACCCGGCCGAGGCGTTCGCGGACTTCCGCGGACGTGGCGTGCGCGAAGTCCTGTGCGAGGAGAAGCACATGGGCTCACGCGCGGTCGTCCTGGTCACCAGGGACGAGTCGGTGGCGCCCGCGCGGTTCGGCATCGACGGCAACGGCGCGGTGCACACGCGCACGGGCAGGCCGTTCTTCGACGAGGACCTCACCGCCCGGCTGCTCGCGCGCGTGCGGGCCGCGGCGACCGAGGCCGGGCTGTGGACCGAACTCGACACCGACTGGCTGCTGCTCGACGCGGAGCTGATGCCCTGGAGCGCCAAGGCGTCCGCGCTGATCACCAACCAGTACGCCGCCGTCGGAGCGGCGGCGGGGGTCGCCCTGCCCGCGGCCGCCGACGCTCTCGCCGAGGCGGCCGGACGCGGCGTGGATGTCGCGGACCTGTTGGCGCGCACCCGATCCCGGGAAGTGAACGCGACCGACTTCCGCGCGGCCTACCGCCGGTACTGCTGGCCGACCGAAGGCCTCGACGGCGTGCGGCTGGCGCCATTCCAGGTCCTGGCCGCCGAGGGGACGATGTGCCACGAGCGCCCGCACTCCTGGCACCTGGCGATCGCCGACCGCCTACGCGCGGCCGACCCGGACCTGTTCGCGGAGACGCGGAACCTGGCCGTGGACACCGAGGACGCCGGATCGGTCGACGCGGGGGTGCGGTGGTGGACCGAGCTGACCGCGGCGGGCGGCGAGGGGATGGTCGTCAAGCCGGCGGCGAACCACCTGCCGAAGACGCAGCCCGGGGTGAAGGTGCGCGGCCGCGAGTACCTGCGCATCATCTACGGCCCGGACTACACCGAACCGGCGAACCTCTCGCGGCTGCGGGACCGCAACCTCGGCCACAAGCGGTCGCTGGCCCTGCGGGAGTACGCGCTCGGCTTGGAAGGCCTGGCCCGCCTCACCCGCGGCGAACCGCTGTGGCGGGTCCACGAGTGCGTGTTCGCGGTGCTGGCGTTGGAATCCGAACCGGTGGACCCACGCCTGTGA
- a CDS encoding nucleotidyltransferase domain-containing protein: MILSAVVGSHAYGLATAASDTDRRGVYVAPTESFWRFEKPPSSVDGPLDEQVTWEVEHFCLLALKGNPTVLEVLVSDRIEVCTAIGAELRDLLPAFLSERVAVSYERATAQQLTRATSAVEPKWKQVMHALRLLMVCRDLLATGGLLIDMTANRAALLAVRSGEVPLAECLTWADRLRADIATTPRAVPAVPDTRRVEDWLISVRRRNLDAHHPS, translated from the coding sequence GTGATCCTTTCCGCTGTCGTCGGCTCCCATGCCTACGGCCTGGCCACCGCGGCGTCGGACACCGACCGCCGCGGTGTCTACGTGGCACCCACGGAGTCGTTCTGGCGCTTCGAGAAACCACCGTCCAGTGTGGACGGGCCGCTGGATGAACAGGTGACATGGGAGGTCGAGCACTTCTGCCTGCTCGCGCTCAAGGGCAACCCGACCGTGCTGGAAGTACTGGTGAGCGACCGGATCGAGGTATGCACGGCGATCGGCGCCGAACTGCGTGACCTGCTGCCCGCCTTCCTCTCGGAACGAGTCGCGGTGAGCTATGAACGGGCGACCGCCCAACAACTCACCCGCGCCACGAGCGCCGTGGAGCCGAAGTGGAAACAGGTGATGCACGCCTTGCGCCTGCTCATGGTGTGCCGCGACCTGTTGGCCACCGGCGGGCTGCTTATCGACATGACCGCCAATCGGGCGGCACTGTTGGCGGTCCGCTCCGGGGAGGTCCCGCTGGCGGAGTGCCTGACCTGGGCCGACCGCCTCCGCGCGGACATCGCGACCACCCCTCGCGCAGTGCCCGCGGTACCCGACACCCGACGAGTCGAGGACTGGTTGATCTCGGTTCGAAGAAGGAATCTCGATGCCCATCACCCTTCCTGA